A single Candidatus Omnitrophota bacterium DNA region contains:
- a CDS encoding shikimate kinase has protein sequence MKNIVLVGFMGTGKTLTGKLLAGRLNRKRISLDEMIEKKAGQAISDIFSRHGEEYFRRLEKDIVNSLPVNKSMIIDAGGGVVIDEDNVKRLKQGGVIICLKARPEVIYERTKSGNSRPLLNTPDPVKSIKELLAARASFYDRADYSIDTSDLTPDEVVNEILNVLKI, from the coding sequence ATGAAGAATATAGTGCTTGTCGGATTTATGGGAACAGGCAAGACCTTAACAGGAAAACTTCTGGCTGGCAGGCTGAATAGAAAACGTATTTCACTTGATGAGATGATAGAAAAAAAAGCCGGGCAGGCCATATCCGATATCTTTAGCCGGCATGGCGAAGAGTATTTCAGGCGCCTTGAGAAAGATATTGTAAATTCCTTGCCTGTTAATAAAAGCATGATTATTGATGCCGGAGGAGGGGTTGTTATTGACGAAGATAATGTCAAAAGGCTTAAACAAGGCGGCGTGATTATATGCCTTAAGGCCAGGCCCGAAGTAATATACGAAAGGACGAAGTCCGGGAATTCAAGGCCCCTGCTCAATACCCCTGACCCTGTTAAGAGCATAAAAGAACTGCTTGCGGCCAGGGCCAGTTTTTACGACAGGGCCGATTACTCAATTGATACTTCAGATCTTACTCCTGATGAGGTTGTTAATGAAATACTCAATGTATTAAAAATATAA
- the topA gene encoding type I DNA topoisomerase: MKKALVIVESPAKSKTLAKFLGDKYDIEPSMGHVIDLPSNGMGVDVKDNFKPKYVVLPARKKLMQDLKAKAKGKDIIYLATDPDREGEAISWHLERELVSKGQKSLRVEFHEITKPAIEHAFQNPRDIDINKVNAQQARRVLDRVVGYNLSPLLWEKVGRGLSAGRVQSVALRLIVEREALINAFKAEEYWELEAELKKQSAENNISFNAKLASYDGKKPGVKDKQAADSIVSGLLKSVFRVGELKEQKKTRKPLPPYTTSTLQQDAFNKFRYSASKTMRIAQQLYEGLELEKGDATGLITYMRTDSLNISQEASQQAAEYIKSRFGKDYLPKHYVHFKKSGQKTQDAHEAIRPTSIAMSPDLVRKFLNQEQNKVYEMIWKRFLQSQMPSAIFNVRTVDVCAVDSVNGKECIFRSSFSSIVFDGFLKLDEAHKDPSIYNAPLSKGEILELINLIPSQHFTKPPARYSDASLVKELEEKGIGRPSTYAPTIQTIVDRHYVERKAGYFYPTEVGTVVTGLLVKHFPDILNVSFTAYMEEQLDKVEAGLTDWVKIISDFYTPFEKDLSLAQSGMKDMKKEKIVTEYKCRLCGKPMIFRWSRRGAFLGCSGFPRCKYSMPAKKTDDGKIELVTVETVDRVCDKCGKPMMVKHYNKGRFLSCSDYPACRNTKPYPTGVKCPKQGCDGELVERFSRRGPFYGCSKYPDCTYTGRKLPKEE, encoded by the coding sequence ATGAAAAAAGCGCTTGTAATTGTAGAGTCACCGGCAAAATCAAAAACCCTGGCCAAATTTTTAGGGGATAAATATGATATAGAGCCGTCCATGGGCCACGTCATAGACCTGCCTTCAAATGGCATGGGCGTTGATGTCAAAGATAATTTTAAGCCAAAATATGTTGTATTGCCCGCGAGAAAAAAGCTCATGCAGGATTTGAAGGCGAAAGCCAAGGGTAAAGACATTATTTACCTTGCCACAGACCCTGACCGGGAAGGTGAGGCAATAAGCTGGCATCTGGAACGGGAACTGGTATCCAAAGGACAGAAGTCATTGCGAGTTGAATTCCATGAAATCACAAAACCTGCCATAGAACATGCTTTTCAAAACCCCCGCGATATAGATATAAATAAGGTCAATGCCCAGCAGGCGCGCAGGGTCCTTGACAGAGTAGTTGGTTATAACCTGTCGCCTTTATTATGGGAAAAAGTCGGCCGTGGATTAAGCGCGGGAAGGGTCCAGTCCGTGGCCTTGCGGCTCATAGTTGAGAGAGAGGCCCTTATCAACGCTTTTAAGGCCGAAGAGTATTGGGAGCTTGAGGCAGAGCTTAAAAAACAGTCTGCTGAAAATAACATTAGCTTTAACGCCAAGCTGGCCAGCTATGACGGTAAAAAACCCGGCGTAAAAGACAAACAGGCCGCGGACAGTATTGTGTCAGGGCTTTTGAAAAGTGTTTTCAGGGTAGGCGAATTGAAAGAACAAAAAAAGACAAGAAAACCTCTGCCGCCGTATACTACAAGCACCTTGCAGCAGGATGCCTTTAATAAGTTTCGTTATTCAGCCAGCAAGACTATGCGTATCGCCCAGCAATTATATGAAGGCCTTGAACTTGAAAAGGGGGACGCGACAGGCCTTATAACGTATATGAGGACAGACTCGCTTAATATTTCTCAAGAAGCCAGCCAGCAGGCCGCCGAGTATATTAAGAGCCGTTTCGGAAAAGATTATTTGCCCAAGCATTACGTTCATTTTAAAAAATCAGGCCAAAAAACCCAGGATGCGCATGAGGCCATACGCCCTACCTCTATAGCCATGTCCCCTGACCTTGTGAGAAAATTTCTGAACCAGGAACAGAACAAGGTCTATGAGATGATTTGGAAAAGATTTTTACAGAGCCAGATGCCCTCCGCCATATTCAATGTGCGCACTGTTGACGTTTGCGCTGTAGACAGCGTTAACGGCAAGGAATGTATTTTCAGATCGTCTTTTAGCAGTATAGTTTTTGACGGTTTTTTGAAACTTGACGAGGCCCATAAGGACCCGTCCATTTACAATGCGCCTTTATCCAAAGGAGAAATCCTTGAACTGATAAATTTAATACCTTCCCAGCATTTTACAAAACCCCCTGCCCGCTATTCAGACGCCTCTCTTGTAAAAGAACTGGAAGAAAAAGGTATCGGAAGGCCGAGTACTTATGCCCCGACTATTCAGACCATAGTTGACCGGCATTATGTTGAGAGGAAGGCCGGTTATTTTTATCCAACAGAGGTAGGCACTGTTGTCACAGGCCTTCTTGTCAAACATTTTCCCGATATCTTGAATGTGAGCTTTACGGCCTATATGGAAGAACAATTAGACAAGGTTGAGGCGGGCTTAACGGACTGGGTAAAGATCATATCTGATTTTTACACGCCTTTTGAAAAAGACCTCTCTCTTGCCCAGTCCGGCATGAAAGACATGAAAAAAGAAAAAATAGTCACAGAATACAAATGCCGGCTCTGCGGCAAGCCCATGATATTCCGCTGGTCAAGAAGAGGGGCTTTTCTCGGATGCTCGGGATTCCCGCGGTGCAAATATTCCATGCCCGCTAAAAAGACAGACGATGGCAAAATAGAGCTGGTAACTGTTGAGACCGTTGACCGGGTTTGCGACAAATGCGGCAAGCCTATGATGGTAAAACACTACAATAAAGGCAGGTTTTTGAGTTGTTCGGATTATCCTGCCTGCCGGAACACAAAGCCGTATCCTACAGGCGTTAAGTGCCCCAAGCAGGGCTGTGATGGAGAGCTTGTTGAGCGTTTTTCAAGGCGAGGGCCGTTTTACGGTTGCTCTAAATATCCTGATTGCACTTATACTGGCAGGAAACTGCCTAAAGAGGAATGA
- the aroC gene encoding chorismate synthase — protein MLRYMTAGESHGKALIAVLEGIPAKLRLNPDIINNELKRRQLGPGRGDRMKIESDRVEILSGIRKGFTIGSPIALLIMNKDFKIDTLPPVNYPRPGHADLAGMIKYGLDDARDILERASARETSARTAAGAVCRAFLRELGIDVFSHIKSLADVEADTEGMDLALIRKKASASSLNCADKASEALMLERISRAKACGDTLGGCFEVIALNVMPGLGSHVHYDRKLDAAIAFELMSIQAIKGVEIGAGFNGAALPGSCFHDAIGLARGGAILRNTNNAGGIEGGISNGEPIRVSCAMKPIATLINALSSVNMKTGKPGKADIQRSDVCALPAASVIAENVMCFVIARAVLEKLGGDSMDEIRQRFACQAKSCFAVKSRKRK, from the coding sequence ATGTTGAGATATATGACAGCAGGAGAGTCACACGGTAAGGCTTTGATAGCCGTTTTAGAAGGTATACCCGCCAAACTAAGATTGAACCCCGATATAATTAATAATGAGCTTAAACGCCGCCAGCTTGGCCCGGGCAGGGGCGATAGAATGAAAATAGAATCGGACAGGGTTGAAATATTGTCCGGGATAAGAAAAGGTTTTACTATTGGCAGTCCTATTGCTTTGCTTATAATGAATAAAGATTTTAAGATAGATACCCTGCCTCCTGTAAACTATCCCAGGCCCGGGCACGCGGACTTAGCAGGCATGATCAAATACGGCTTAGATGATGCAAGAGATATACTTGAGCGGGCAAGCGCCAGAGAAACGTCGGCAAGGACAGCGGCAGGCGCTGTGTGCAGGGCTTTTCTCAGGGAATTGGGAATTGATGTTTTTAGCCACATAAAGTCTCTTGCTGATGTAGAAGCCGACACAGAAGGCATGGATTTGGCTCTGATAAGAAAAAAGGCGTCCGCCTCATCGCTTAACTGCGCTGACAAGGCTTCGGAGGCGCTTATGCTTGAGAGGATTTCCCGCGCCAAGGCCTGCGGAGACACACTTGGGGGGTGCTTTGAAGTAATAGCATTAAACGTCATGCCGGGGCTGGGAAGCCACGTTCATTACGATAGAAAGCTTGACGCGGCTATAGCTTTTGAACTTATGTCTATTCAGGCTATCAAAGGCGTTGAGATCGGGGCCGGTTTTAACGGGGCAGCCTTGCCGGGTTCATGTTTTCATGATGCGATCGGACTGGCCCGCGGCGGGGCCATACTCCGGAATACAAATAATGCCGGCGGTATTGAAGGCGGCATTAGTAACGGGGAGCCGATAAGGGTAAGCTGTGCCATGAAGCCTATAGCCACCCTTATAAACGCTTTATCTTCGGTAAATATGAAAACAGGAAAACCGGGCAAGGCGGATATCCAGCGTTCCGATGTCTGCGCTTTGCCTGCCGCCTCGGTTATCGCGGAAAACGTAATGTGTTTTGTCATCGCGCGCGCTGTGTTGGAAAAATTAGGCGGGGATTCAATGGATGAGATCAGGCAAAGATTTGCCTGCCAGGCCAAATCGTGTTTTGCGGTAAAATCCCGGAAACGAAAATGA
- the xerC gene encoding tyrosine recombinase XerC — MQRYIDKFLRYLDIEREASRHTILNYRLDLDRFRRFINGRRVDSVDYITVRQFLAQLKNENISKASIARVLSALRSFFKFLVRENLIGTNPVSGISTPKKDKKLPDFMQENEVAELLDSRVIKGGVNELRDKAILETLYSTGVRVSELVGMDTDKCDLIGGVIRVYGKGKKERIVPIGEKASAVIKVYLKVSSGLRRPNSRALFLNSRGTRLTDRSVRRIINRCVKNTSLKNKISPHTLRHSFATHLMNRGADLRSVQELLGHASLSTTQIYTHVSTERMKEAYRKAHPRA, encoded by the coding sequence ATGCAGAGATATATTGATAAATTTTTAAGGTATCTTGATATAGAACGGGAGGCGTCAAGGCACACGATTTTAAATTACCGTTTAGACCTTGACAGGTTCAGGAGATTTATAAACGGTAGGCGTGTTGACAGCGTTGACTATATTACAGTCAGGCAATTTCTCGCGCAGTTGAAGAATGAAAATATATCCAAGGCGTCAATAGCCAGGGTATTATCCGCTTTAAGAAGTTTTTTCAAGTTTCTTGTCAGAGAAAATCTTATCGGCACAAACCCCGTTTCAGGCATATCAACGCCTAAAAAAGATAAAAAACTCCCGGACTTTATGCAGGAAAATGAGGTAGCCGAATTGCTTGACAGCCGCGTTATAAAAGGCGGCGTGAATGAGCTAAGAGACAAGGCTATACTGGAGACATTATACAGCACAGGTGTCAGGGTATCGGAGCTCGTTGGCATGGATACCGATAAGTGCGACCTGATAGGCGGGGTTATCAGAGTTTATGGCAAAGGCAAAAAGGAAAGGATAGTGCCCATCGGCGAAAAGGCATCAGCTGTTATAAAGGTTTACTTGAAAGTGTCAAGCGGACTGCGCAGGCCCAATAGCAGAGCTTTATTTTTAAACTCCAGAGGCACGCGCCTGACCGACAGGTCTGTCAGGCGGATAATAAACCGTTGCGTAAAAAATACAAGCCTGAAGAATAAGATATCGCCCCACACCCTAAGGCATTCTTTCGCGACGCATCTTATGAATAGGGGGGCCGACCTAAGGTCTGTCCAGGAACTCTTAGGCCATGCCAGCCTGTCTACCACACAGATATACACGCACGTAAGTACGGAGAGGATGAAAGAGGCCTATAGAAAGGCGCATCCCAGGGCTTAG
- the dprA gene encoding DNA-processing protein DprA has product MDNFKKDLILLNMVKDLGCIRLKSLLEAFREPGAVLRASFDQLISVGGIGPAVARGIMSARSQYDAGSEIELAKRSGVDIIALSDSNYPKNLKNIYDPPVILYVKGDISDRDEVSVAIVGSRRCTCYGMNMADKITQVLAGKKVTIVSGLARGIDTAAHKAALKARGRTLAVLGSGLGRIYPAQNTGLSQNIADNGALVSEFPMAMPPYKQNFPRRNRLISGLSRAVVVIEAGAKSGALITADFALEQGRDVFAVPGMADGFSSRGSNALIKQGAKLVDTADDILEELDINASGIDFSDGEKTTNDTEGLDGLEKKIYSSIPQQPCYIDDIAQFSGISQPMARSALLHLQIKGLVKSLPGGFFEKMPMTCPDKGPVKDKMM; this is encoded by the coding sequence ATGGACAATTTCAAAAAAGACCTTATACTATTAAATATGGTAAAAGACCTCGGGTGTATCAGGCTGAAATCATTGCTGGAGGCATTCAGGGAACCGGGGGCGGTATTAAGGGCTTCTTTTGACCAGCTTATAAGCGTGGGGGGTATCGGGCCTGCTGTTGCCAGAGGCATAATGAGCGCGCGTTCTCAATATGACGCGGGCTCGGAAATAGAGCTGGCAAAACGGTCCGGAGTTGATATAATCGCCTTAAGCGACAGCAATTATCCGAAAAATCTGAAAAATATTTATGACCCTCCTGTTATATTGTATGTCAAGGGGGACATCAGTGATCGCGATGAGGTGTCCGTGGCAATAGTCGGTTCAAGGAGATGCACGTGTTATGGCATGAACATGGCCGATAAAATAACCCAGGTGCTTGCCGGCAAAAAAGTGACAATTGTTTCAGGGCTTGCCAGAGGCATAGACACAGCGGCCCATAAAGCTGCTTTGAAAGCCCGCGGCAGGACATTGGCGGTTCTTGGCAGCGGGCTTGGCAGGATATATCCGGCCCAGAATACCGGACTATCGCAAAATATCGCGGACAATGGGGCGCTCGTTTCCGAATTCCCTATGGCAATGCCCCCTTATAAACAGAATTTTCCGCGCAGGAACAGATTGATAAGCGGCCTGTCCAGGGCTGTGGTTGTCATTGAGGCAGGCGCGAAAAGCGGGGCTTTGATAACAGCGGATTTTGCTCTTGAGCAAGGCAGGGATGTATTTGCCGTGCCGGGCATGGCGGATGGATTTTCATCAAGAGGCAGTAATGCCCTTATCAAGCAAGGGGCTAAACTTGTTGACACGGCCGACGATATATTAGAAGAGCTTGATATCAATGCTTCGGGAATTGATTTCTCCGACGGAGAAAAAACCACAAATGATACGGAAGGGCTTGACGGTTTGGAAAAAAAGATATATTCGTCAATTCCGCAACAGCCCTGTTATATTGATGATATAGCGCAATTTTCCGGAATAAGCCAGCCCATGGCACGGTCTGCCCTGCTCCATTTGCAGATTAAGGGGCTTGTCAAAAGCCTTCCGGGCGGATTTTTTGAAAAGATGCCGATGACCTGCCCTGATAAAGGGCCTGTGAAAGATAAAATGATGTAA
- a CDS encoding prepilin peptidase, with translation MILIAAVLGLMAGSFLNVCIHRMPLGESVIAPRSHCVKCHHAIAWYDNIPLISFIVLGGKCRFCAGRISLKYPIVELLTSAVFALLAKYLGVNTTTAVYMLLSCALILSAFIDMQYQIIPDEITYAGMILGPVLSFALPGFHSTANRFNALLNSLTGIALGGLLIYAIAVLGTILFKKKLKAIGEEYAMGGGDIKFLAMIGAFLGWKGVIIVFFLAPFFGSVIGIIEKLRKKADIIPYGPYLSLAAFIVMLWGERIERFLFPYNF, from the coding sequence ATGATATTAATCGCGGCTGTTTTAGGATTGATGGCAGGAAGTTTTTTGAACGTGTGCATTCACAGAATGCCATTAGGCGAATCGGTCATCGCGCCGCGTTCGCATTGCGTCAAATGCCATCATGCTATAGCGTGGTATGACAATATTCCGCTTATTAGTTTTATTGTACTCGGCGGTAAATGCCGTTTTTGCGCGGGCCGCATATCATTGAAATATCCTATCGTAGAGTTATTGACATCAGCTGTTTTCGCTTTATTGGCCAAATATCTCGGCGTAAATACCACAACCGCCGTTTATATGCTTTTATCCTGCGCCCTGATATTATCGGCATTCATTGACATGCAATATCAGATAATACCTGATGAGATAACGTATGCCGGAATGATTTTGGGGCCTGTTTTAAGCTTTGCCCTGCCCGGTTTTCATTCAACCGCGAACAGGTTCAACGCTTTATTAAACTCGTTAACAGGGATCGCGCTGGGCGGGCTTTTGATATATGCCATAGCCGTGCTCGGAACAATTTTATTTAAAAAAAAGCTAAAGGCCATAGGAGAAGAGTATGCCATGGGCGGCGGGGATATTAAATTTCTTGCCATGATAGGCGCTTTCCTTGGATGGAAAGGCGTTATTATCGTATTTTTCTTAGCCCCTTTTTTCGGGTCTGTTATTGGTATAATTGAAAAGCTGCGCAAGAAGGCGGATATAATACCGTATGGCCCTTATCTGTCGCTGGCGGCCTTTATTGTTATGTTATGGGGTGAAAGGATAGAAAGGTTTTTATTTCCGTATAATTTTTAA